The Halomonas sp. 'Soap Lake #6' genomic sequence GTCTGATACAAAAGCACTGCATAGCGGTGCCATAGCGGTGCTTAGATGCACAGCCTCAAAATGCTGCTGTTATAGTTAAGGGAAAGCCACTGATAAGAGGGGCAGTGGCAGTATTAATTATGTGTTAGCCACCATATTAGAGGTCGGTATTTTGAGAAAAATATTAATCAGCGCCTGCCTGTTGGGGAAAAAGGTTCGTTACGATGGTGGCTCCCTTGCCGTAGCTGATCAGGTTGTTGAGCAGTGGCGTGCTGACGGGCGGATCGTTTCTGTGTGCCCAGAGGTGGAAGCGGGGATGAGTATTCCCAGGCAGCCCGCGGAGATTTTCGAGGGCTGTGGTGAGAGTGTATTAAGCGGCGATGCTGAAGTTATTGAACGAGATGGCGGCAGGGTAACCCATGAATTTTTAACGGGTGCCTCTATTGCCTTGGATCTATGCCATAAATTCAATATCGATGTCGCAGTGCTTGCTGAATTTAGTCCCTCATGCGGAAGCTCCGCTATCTATGATGGTAGTTTTTCCGGTACAAAAATGCCTGGCATGGGGGTAACCGCCGCACTGCTGCGCCAGCATGGTGTTCAAGTGTTTAATCAGCATGAAATAGAGGAAGCTAATAAGGCAATTCAACAGCGAAATGAGTGATGGGATAGCGCTATACAACTCATCGTTTGCTCTGGCTAGCTTTGCCAATATTGAGTAGGGTGATACCTGTGCCAATTAACAGGATGCCTAGTAGTAAGCCCTCGGGTGCAGTTTCTCCTTGTAGCAATACGGCGACCGGAACGCCCACGACAGCACCTACGGAACCCAACAAGCTCAGTAGCACTGGGCCACCGCTTTTCTGTAGCAGGAAGAGCAGTAAGAACTGGCCAGCGAAAACTACCGCTTGAAGCGCGACCAGAAGGATTGGTAGGTATCGGTCAGTGGGAACGCTAAGAGTAAAGCCAGGCAGAAGCCCTACAACGAGTAGTGTGATGGCGGCGGCGATGAGCATTCCTGGTGCCAGCGCATCGCCTGATACACCTTCTGGCCAGCGTAGCGTTCGATAGATATTTCCAATGGCGAGCAATACTGGGCCAATCAGGGCAAGGAGTATCCAAAGATGGTTGGCATCAGGCGCTGAGAGCTTATTGGCTGCTAAGGTGATGGCACCTGCTAGTGCCGAGAGAACTCCCGCCGCACGCATAACCCGAAACCGTTCCATTTTTAATGTTAACGCGCCGACGTATGTTAGCAGTGGTGGCAGGGTGATGATTAATGCCACGAACCCAGCACCTACATGAGGGATGGCTGAGAAGAAGATCAGGTTGGCGCCAGCCACACCTAACAGTGCGGAAACGGCATAATACTCTATGGTGCGAGCGTTAACAGGTGGCAAATTACGGCGTAATGCCGAGATAGCCAACAAAATAAGCGCCGCTCCCAAGATTGACCAAAACAGAAAAGAGAGCGCTGTCAGTTGGATTTCACCGGCAAGTTTAGCCAAGTTAGTCGAGAGGCCAAGCAGAGCTCCACCTGATAGCAAATATACCAGGGGGGCAAGCCAGGCTCTTTTACGTGGGTGTGTGTGGACTGTGCTTGATAATGTCATTAGAAGTATTCTCAGAGTTTTATCTTGACATCAAGATAGGTTTGATTAATCTTGACGTCAAGCTAATTAGGTGAAAAATACTCCTATGGATCATGTAGACAAGATACTCAAACAGTGGCACTTACAGAGACCCGACCTCGACGTTGCGCCGATGGGCACCATCGGGCGGGTCAAACGGGTGAACTATTACTTAATGCGCTCAATGGAAAAGACCTGGGCAAAATATGGCCTGACGGATGCAAGTTTTGATGTCTTGGCAACTCTACGTCGTGAAGGAGCGCCCTATGCGCTATCGCCTGGAGGCTTGATGGCATCCACCATGGTGACGTCAGGGACCATGACACATCGAATCAACCAGTTGGAGAAAGCAGGGTTGATTGAGCGGATCAAGAACCCTGACGATGGTCGTGGCTTTCTGATCTCTCTTTCTCAGCGTGGGTACGAGCTGATCGACGAAGCGGTTGCCGCCCATGTGGAGACTCAGACGCAGCTGATGAGTGGTCTGAGTGAAGAGCAACGGGAGCAACTTGATGGTCTGCTGAAGCAGCTCTTAATAGGGTTCGAGGGCTTAGAATGAGTGAGCAAAGGTACCTTGAAAAATCACTCAGCGTTGAGGTATACCCGCCTTTAAAAAGAGCGCTTGAGTTAGTGGGAAACAGGTTGCCAAAGGTAGCCGTTGATGCAGGCTGTGGGGCTGGGCGTGATGCAATGTATATGGTGGAGCATGGTTATACGGTGCATGCCTACGATAAAAGTGATGCAGCGATATTGCGCTTAAAAGAGGTCGGTGAGCGATACATTGATAACACGCTATTTCCTAAAGCGTGCAGCTTTGAGCAGTTTGTGTACCCCCAAAGTGCGATCGTTAATGCATGCTCAAGCCTGTTTTTTTGTGAGCCAGTTCTATTTGCTGGCGCTTGGCAAAACCTTACCAATTCACTGCTAAAGGGTGGTGTATTTTGTGGCCATTTTATGGGGCCAAATGACTCCTGGGCAAAAATGGGGAGAGGAGATTTAACGATACACTCCTGTGCTGATATCCAAGCGCTGTTTCATGATGAGTTTAAGGTCATAGATAGTGTTGAGTACAATACAGAAGGTACGACACTGCTTGGGAAGTCCAAGCATTGGCATATTTACGCCGTTGTTGCTCAGAAGGTTATTTAACCCATCAAGGCAGAGTTTAAATCATTTCTTCTGAGCAACATGGTAGGCAATTAAATAATCTCTACGGCTGTGCCAGCGACTACAACTCCTCCGTGCACCGGTACTTCAACCTGTAGCAGGCTTAATCGCCCCATCGTCTCACCCTGTTTTATCAGAAATTTTCCAGGTATATTCATTAACTTGGCATCGCGTAAATAACCTCCCAGCGCGGCCGCTGCAGCTCCAGTGGCAGGGTCTTCCACAACACCGCCCACAGGGAAAGGATTGCGTGAGTGAAAAAGGTCATCACTTTCGCGGAATATAAGCTGGAGCGTTGTTACTCCCTCTCGCGACATCCAATACTTCAGTTTTTCAAAATCGTAATCAAGTTGGCTGAGTCGATACTGGGAGTTGACCGCCAAAATAAGGTGCCAGACTCCGCCGTAGGCTAAGGCTGGAGGAATAGTGATATCCAAGGCATCGGATGGCCACTGTAGTAGCGCGAGTACTTCATCGACAAGTTGTTCAGTAACAGGCTTATGTGCAGGCTCAACCGAAGTGAGCGCCGCCTGAATTTGGCCATCAACCGAGTGAACCTTCACTGGTACGCGGCCTACTAACGTATCCAGCTGATAAGTACCGACACCACTTAGGCGCCCCAGCATGACGGCACTTGCAATCGTGGCATGACCACAAAAGTTGACCTCTGCTAGCGGGCTGTAGTAACGGATGGTTCTAATGTCTCCGCTTGCTGGGGCGATAAATGCGGTTTCCGAGTAACCCACTTCTGCGGCGATACTCTGCATCGTCTTATTATCCGGCAGTGCGTCGCCAATCCAGACGCCCGCTGGGTTGCCTTTCGTTGGATCTGTCGAAAATGCTGCTAGTCGATATAAATGCTCGCTCATGATGCTCTGTTCCTAAAGGGATCATTTAAAAGAAAGCATTATTGTGACCTTAAAAATAATAATGGAAACTGCTTTATTGTCACCCATAGGGTAACTAGAATTTAGCCATGAGCAAAATCACTTTTCCTCCTTTAAACACCCTTCGTGCCTTTGAGGCTGCTGCACGATTAGGCAGCTTTGCATCTGCTGCCCAGGAGCTCAGCCTGACGCCAGCAGCCGTCAGCCATCGTATAAAAGAGCTAGAGGGTAGACTCGATATTGCGTTGTTTATACGCCTGCCACGTGGCGTAATCCTGACGGAATCTGGCCGTCGCTACTATGGTCGTTTAGCTACTATTTTTACCCAAATCGAACAAGCAACTAAAGAGCTTCGTCAACAGGGGGTAGACGGCCCACTGACGCTATCTGCTCCCCACTCATTTATCCACTATTGGCTGATTCCACGGCTAGCAAGTTTAAAAGCTCTTTACCCTGGCCTGCAGATAAAGATACGTGGTGAAAGTGAATTATTGAGCTTTCGCGATAACCAAGCTGATATCGGCATTCGTTTTGGCACAGGCGACTACCCAAACCTTCATGCTGAGCAACTGATGGGAGATGCCGTGTCTGTACTTGCTCCTGCAATGCTGATGAGTAGCCTCAGCGATGTTCGCCCTGAAAGTTTATTGCAAACTCAGCTTTTACTTGAAGACAGCAGTATTCACCCGTCAGAACCATGGAATACATGGCAGCCCTGGCTTCGCGAAGCGGGCGTTGAGCCTCATTCGTCACTACAGAAATTACAATTCTCTGATAGCAGTATGACCTTAACAGCCTGCGCTGATGGGCTTGGACTTTGTATAGGTCGACACTCCATTGCTAACCAGCTTCTGCTGGATAGAAAAGTCCATGCGATTATGCCTTGGCGTAGCCATGAGTTTGCCTACTATCTGGTATCACATCCGGCTGAAGTTGAAAATCCGCGCGTTATGGCATTTAAGCAGTGGTTAAGTGACGAAATGAGAAATTTTCAAATGCCTTGATAGATCAAGCCAGTAATTACGGTTTCGAGTTAGTGAAATAACAATGGTGAGAGGCATTTTTCACGGGCTGAGCTAGGGCCTTAGGCCACGAAGCCCTTCCTTCATCGTCTCCATAAAAGCGCGTACTCTTGCTACGTATCGTAAGTCAGGGTGGGTGAGCAGCCATAGCTGGGTGGTGAGGGCTTCAATAGGGTCGCTTAACCTTACTAATGCTTTATCAGCATCTCCGAGATAGCATGGTAGCACTGCGATACCTGATCCATCGCGCACAGCCAGCTGCATTCCTAGCATACTGTCTAGTCGGTAAGCGGCACTTTTACCCAGCATCCACTTATCAAGCATTGTGTCACCCATGTGGGCATCTGGGCCTACCCAGCCTTTGGTTGGCAGCGATGCTGACGCCATTAGCCCTGGCATGTCTTTCCAATGTTGCTTTGCGCCATAAATAGCTTGAGTAATCTCCATTACTTTTCTGCCGACAAGGGTGTCGGGGGGCTTGAGAGTTGGCCGGATAGCGATGTCGGCCTCCCGACGAGATAGGCTTTGAAGCTGATTGGAAATGACTACCTCCAGAGTAATATCTGGATATTGCTGGCGAAACTGTGTGAACAGTGGCGAGAGCAGTCCGGCGAAAAGCGTGTCAGTCGTTGTGATTCTAAGGCTACCGGTGAGTTTTAAATCCTGGCCTATAATGCGTCGTTCAGCGCCGTTAATTTCACTTTGTACTCGCATAGCTACTGCCGCTAGATCTTCGCCTGCCAAGGTCGGTGTATAACCACTGCGGTTGCGTTCGAAAAGGGTGGCTCCCAAGCGCCGTTCCATCTCGCTTAAGCGCCTAAAGACGGTGGCATGGCTGATACTTAACGCTCGGCTGGCGCCGGACAAAGAGCCAGCCTGTGTAATTGCTAGCACGATTTGCAAGTCATCCCATCTTATCTGCTGTTCATTCATGCAAGCTAGATTCTCATTTTTAGTCAATGTTTGATCGTATATGAACAGGTTAGTCTGTCGTTGAACCAATCAACAGGGGAGACGCAGCATGAATGTGTTAATCGCCTTGGCTCATCCAGAACGCAAGTCGTTAAATGGGGGCTTGGTGGATATCGCGGTAAATCAGCTAGTGGCTGCAGGCCATTCAGTAGAGGTGGGTGATCTCTATACTGAGCAGTTCGACCCAGTGGAGCGCTCTGGACACTATGCACACCAAGCCGTGGATGCGGACTACTTCTATCCTCTCAACGAGCAGCGGGCGCACTACGAGCAAGGCTCATTACCGCTGGATGTTCAACGTGAGCTGGCAAGGCTGGAGTGGGCTGATTTAGTGATCTTTCAGTTCCCTTTGTGGTGGCACGCCCAGCCCGCCATTCTGAAAGGCTGGTTTGATCGCGTACTTGTGTATGGCGGGCGTTACTCAAGCCGCATGCGTTACGATAAGGGGTACTATCGCGGCAAGCGAGCAGTACTGTCGGTGACCACCGGCTCACCCGAAAAGGCATTTCAGCCCTTTGGTCGCGCTGGCAATATGGTCCAATGGCTATGGCCGATTCACTCATCGTTATACTACGTAGGCTTTGACGTGCTGGCCCCTCAGGTAAGCTACGGTATTCAAGGTGGTGGTATTCGCTACCAAGAGGAAGCCGCGATCATTGGCCACTTAGAGAGATGCAAAGAGGCATGGTCTGGTCGCCTGCATAGCTTGAATACTGAGCAACCGATTCCCTTCACGGGGTGGGACGACTGGGACGATGAGGGAGTTTTACACCAGACAAACCCTCTGCGATGGCGGCTGGGCTGAGTGAGTGTCTCTTTCGAAGTCGTGATCAAAGCTGTGCTATTCAATCTTATGTACGCTTGGCGTTCGCAAAATAACGCCATGGGTAGGTGGAAATATGGCCCAGGGTTTTCACTGGCCGCGGCTTAAGGAGCTCTGCACACACGAGTTTTATGGGATTGTGAAAGTGCGTTAAGCGGTGTTTGTGGTGGAACCGCAGTGCGCTTATCAGGAGTGGGCGAGCAGGAGTGGCTCGCCTTCACATTTTGGCTGGGATAGGTACGTGTCTGGTTAATGCTTTCGGTAAAGCGTCCGCGCTTCACAAATCGCCTGATGGTGAGTATCTGCCCAGGTGATCAGCTGTTGCATGGGCTCAAGAAAAGAACGGCCAAGCGTGGTTAGCTGATACTCGACACGTGGCGGCACTTCTGGATAGAGCGTGCGCTCAATAAAGCCATCCTGCTCCAGGTGTTTCAGTGTCTTGGAGAGCATCTGTTTTGAAATATCGCCAATTACCCGACCTAGCTCGTTGAAGCGTAGGATGCCGGGCTCAAGTGCTTCGAGCACCAGCAGACTCCACTGGTCGCCAATCCGATCCAAAACATCGCGAATAGGGCAGGGCTGCTCGAATATAAAGTTATCGGGAAGTTTTTTTTCCATTGGTTTATGCCCTCTTTTCACATTAGTCACTGCTGGCTGACCTAGTCGGCGGGTAGTGACTTCTTGTGCGATTCTCAGATAGTAGCCTATGATTTTCTGATGGTCTTGATTATAGACCTGGTATGCCTACCAAACCAGAGGGTTTCACTATGGCTCAAATCGCTCTTGTTGGCGCTTCCGGAAATGCCGGTGCGCGTATTCTGAAAGAACTTTCTGACCGCGGACATCAGGTGACCGCGATTGCTCGCCATCCGGAAAAAATCGCTGAGCTGCCGGGCAGTCGTGCTGTAAAGGGAGATGTCGACGACAAAGCAGCGCTTACCGAGGCATTGAAAGGCCACGATGCCGTGATCAGTGCGGTGCCTTTCTCTACCAGCGACGCCGCTACGTTGATAGGTGCCGTACAGGCCTCAGGAGTGAAACGCTATCTGGTGGTCGGCGGTGCGGGTAGCCTGCTGGTAGCGTCAGGTGAGCGCGTTATTGACCAGCCTGATTTCCCAGATGAGTACAAGCCGGAGGCCTCAAAAGGGGTGGTGTTTCTTGAAAAGCTACATCAGGTCGATGACCTTGAGTGGACGTTTCTGTCGCCCTCTGCCGAGTTTGAACCCGGCGAGCGTACCGGTGTATTCCGCCTTGGTAAGGATGAGCTGCTGGTAAGCGATCAGGGCAGCCGTATTTCATTTGAAGATTACGCCATCGCACTGGTGGATGAACTTGAGCATCCCCAACATATTCGTGAGCGCTTCACTGTTGGTTATTAAAAGGAGATTATCCATGCTTAAGAAAACTATCTTGACGTCGGCAGCGCTGCTACTTTCTGCTTCTCTTACAAGCGGTGTTTATGCTCAAACTGATGAGCGCGATATAGCGGCCGAAGAGGCCAACCGGGATCTGGTTGTAACATTCTATGAGCGCTTCTTTAACGAGCATGAAACTGAAGAAGCAGCAGAAGTAGTGGCCGAGGATTATATTCAGCACAACCCCGATGTACCTGATGGGAAGGAGCCGTTTGTCTCCTACTTTACTGGCTTCTTTGCCGATAACCCAGAGTCTCGATCCCGTATCGTGCGCAGCGCAACCGATGGTGATCTCGTCTGGCTGCATATTCACTCCACCAACGGTGAAGATGACGCCGGTGAAGCCGTAGTGGATATCTTCCGCGTTGAAGATGGCATGATTGTCGAACACTGGGATGTTATTCAGGCTGTGCCAGAGCCCTCCGCCAACGACAACACGATGTTCTGAACAAGCGTGTCTTGAAATGCCGTTTCTGCGATTGGGTTTTATCAATTGCGCCGGTTTAGGGTATGTTGATGTGCTTTACCCGCCCGCCTGGGGTTACCCGGCGGGCGAACACATGCCCTCATGACAAGGCCCGGCTCGCATAATGAGTACCAGGAATAACGCTTTTTCCGATGCTGAACGGCGTGGACTCTACCGCGCCATACACGAGCGGCGGGATGTACGCTCGCAATTTCTGCCCGACCGGATTCCCCATGATGTGCTCGCCCGTCTTTTACAGGCGGCCCATCACGCGCCTTCGGTGGGGTTTATGCAGCCGTGGGATTTTATTGTTATTGAAAGCAGAGAGGTTCGAGCATCGGTCTTAGCACTGTTTGATCAAGAAAATGATAAAGCTGCCGAGCGTTTTACAGGCGCCCGGAAAGACCTTTATCGAGGGCTTAAGCTGCAAGGAATTTTGGAGAGCCCGCTTAATCTCTGTATTACCTGTGATCGTAATCGGGGTGGCCCCCATGTGCTGGGGCGTAATAGCATGGTGGATACCGACCTATTCAGCACTTGCTTAGCGGTGCAAAACCTCTGGCTGGCGGCAAGAGCAGAAGGTGTTGGCGTTGGCTGGGTCAGTATTCTCGATCCCGCTCAGCTAAGTGCGGTTTTGAACTTGCCTGAAGGTGTTTATCCGCTGGCATATCTCTGTCTTGGCTATGTGAGCGAGTTTTTAGACCAGCCGGAGTTGGAAGCCAAGGGCTGGCGTGCCCGGTTACCGCTGGATGAGCTGCTGCATCGTGATACCTGGGGGCAGCCGTTTAGCTAGCAGTTAACGCTGGTTTTACCAGAGGGGGCTATTGGATGCACTGAAGAGCACTCGCAACTTGCGAGCAAATGGTTGGCGCGCTCGCGTAGTGCCTCTTTGAGGCCATCTGGTTTAAGGATGGTAAATCGAAAGGGGAGCTGTGCTAGCCAAAACGCAAACCACTCGAAGCTATCGGTTCGGGTATTTAGCAGTAGCCCTCCTTCAACCTGTTGGAACTGGTTTTTACAGAACGACTGGCTCTCAAAGTAAGTGAACGCGTCATGGTCGGTGTGCAGTATCAGCGAGACTTCATAAGTCGTACTCCAGGACATAAGGCTTTCGCTTAAAAATAGCGCTGCATCGAAGCCTGGGGGGCGTATAAAAGTGTCGTCTAACAGGTGAACACTGCTGATTCGGTCCAACCGGAATGAGCGCATGGAGCCGCGCAGATGGCAAAAACCAGTGACGTACCACCGACCTTGTTGGAACACTAACCCGTAGGGATCGACCTTACGGTCAACGGTGTCATGCTGTGGGGAGTGGTAGGTAAGCCCTACGGTTCGCGCGGCTTGTGTAGCGGTGGTCAGCGTTTCAAGTGCGCGATTATCAAGATTGGGTTCGCGCCTGGGCAAAATCACCTGGGTGGTATCACTGACACTGCGCACGCGTCTTTTCAGGTTCTCTGGCATTACCCGCTCCAGTTTTGCCTGTACGCTGGCAATCGCGGGTGCGGCATTCGCTAAGCCTAGTTGACTGGCGGCCAATAAACCCAAAGAGACGGCAAGAGTTTCTTCATCGGTGAACATCATCGGTGGTAGCTTGAAGCCCGCAACCAAACGATAGCCACCGTAGCGCCCCTGCTCGGTTAATATCGGAACACCTATCTCTTCCAGCGCGGTAATGTAACGCCGTATCGTACGCCGATCTACGCCCAGGCGCTCTGCCAGTTCTGCGCCGCCCATCTGTCCATTCGCTTGCAATAACTCAAGTACAGCAAGCACGCGTGTCGTTGGACTTGCCATTGCCACCTTCCCCTAGAAGTTGTTGTTAAAGTTTTGCAGAAAAAGTGCATTGTTGCGTTTATTTAGGACGGATTCTCACCTATTAACAAACTAACCTGACATGGCAGTGCTTAATATCACCTGAAAAATTGACGGAAGAAGGAGCTCGGCATGTCAGAACTAACGTTTTACACTCATCCTATGTCCCGCGGGCGGGTTGTACGCTGGCTGTTGGAAGAAGTAGGCACTCCCTACTCAGTAGAAGCCATGGAGTATGGTCCGGAGATGAAAACAGCGGGCTACTTGGCGATTAATCCTATGGGGAAGGTGCCAGCCATCAAGCATGGCAATACTGTGGTGACCGAAGTGGCGGCTATTTGCGCGTACTTGGCCGACCAGTTTCCAGATAAAAAGCTGTCACCACCTCCACACTCCCACGAGCGCGGAGCCTACTACCGTTGGTTGTTTTTTATGGCTGGCCCGTTCGAAATGGCTACCAGCGCAAAGTCTTATGGCTGGAAAATAGATAGCAGTAACGCGCAGGCTGTTGGCTGTGGCCAGTTGGAAGATAGTATCAATACACTAGAAAAAGTGCTCAGTGAGAACACTTATATCTGTGGCGACCAGTTTACTGCTGCGGATATCTTGGTTAGCAGTTATCTCTGGTGGGAAACGATGCAGAACAATATCCCGCCAAACGAGGTATTCAAGCAATACATAGAGTGCACGGAAAGCAGGCCAGCAGCCAAGCGGGCTAATGAGTTGGACGATGAATTGGCCAAACAAATGAAGCCTGTGCCCATCTGATTATCTATCTGTCTCGCTGCCCTGGCTCGTTAGAGGGCTGGGGCCAGTGCTAAAAAAGACTACAGCCGTCGATCAGGTTCAAAGTCGATAGAGGTAGCACTTTCCACCACTTGTTTAAAGTCGGGATGGGCTGGATTAAGTAAGTAGTTGTGCTCACGGGGCACCACAACGCTTGGCACCGCCAGCGCTACGCTGCTTTGGCTCGCTAGCCATATATCGCCTAGCTCGGCAGTGGAAGCGGGGGCTGGCTCTTCCCGCCAATCCTTTGGCCACTGTTCACTGGGCAGCTGTAGTACTAGCTGAGAGGGGAGCTGAAGCTCAAGCAGGGCGTAGTGCTGTAGCAACAGGTAATCTTCTAAGTGAACCATCACTTCTAGAATGGCCAAAGACTCCGAACTGGCAAGATAAATACATGGCTGACCACGACGGCTATTCCAGCGTCCTCCGAAGCGTCTGGCACCTTCCCCATCAAATGCGCTCGCCAGCCATTTCCGCTTTACAAGCCGATAGGCGAACAACTGGCTCATGTGAAGACACCATGCTCCAGGCGGCCAATCAAATCGAGTACGGCTTCGGTTTCTGCTGAGGTAGCAATCATCTCAACCGGGCGACGGCTCCCCAGACCACGCACAGGGTTAAGTAGCCACTGTCGCGCTCGTTCGTTATCACCCTCAAAAAGCTCAGTAGCGGCATTGAACACTTCGGCGAAGCGGTAGAGGCGATCACTCTCATCAACGTTAAATTTACCTGCTTTGGCGCGTCGCTGAAGAGTAGCCGGAGGTATACCCACATAACGAGCAAGCGCTTTATGCTCCAGGCCCGAAGCAGCCACTAGCTTCTTATAAATGTTAAAGCTCATGCCCTCTCTTAAGGTGTCATGGAGGTTAGCTCCTCGCGCGGGGATTCCCACTATTTGCCAAAACGTTGGCGGGGAGGATTTAGGCGCGTGGTAACTCTCTAACGCTGTGTCCATGGTATCCTCCTGATTAATCATTTGATAGATTGTTAATCTATCTGCTGATTGATGTGTTGGCAAGCTTGGTCGAGAATATAGACTCTTCGCGAGCTATTACGTTTAGCGTTAATGTATCTGCTTGTATGGATATGGCTGACAACAAATAGCCAAGGTGCGTTTATGATCAGTGGTCGTGCTTTACGCTACTTCGATACGGTTGCTCGCTGCTGTTCTCTGCGCCAAGCCGCCGCTCAACTACATATTGCCCCCACGGCAATTAGCCGCCAGATCGACTTGCTGGAGCATCAGCTTGGTGCACCACTAATTGAGCGTGGTCCTAACGGCATTAGCCTGACGGCGGCAGGGGAGTTATTGGCCGCCCAGGCTCAACGAACCCTACGTGACCTGGAGCGAGTACAGGAGCATATTGCCGACCTCAAAGGTTTACGCACTGGCCGGGTGAGCTTGCAAGTGGCGGAAGGTGTCGTTGCAGGCCTGCTAGCACCTGCATTAGCTAAGATGGGGCAGCGCTACCCCAATTTGAGTTTTGATATTGAAATCGCTAGCGCAAGCCAAATGGTGGAAGCGCTACGCCGTGGCGATGCGGATATTGGTCTGTCGTTCTTTATGCCCCGCCATGATGACATTGTACCCTTCGCCAGTGCCGAGCTGTACCACCATGCTGTGATGGCTCCAGGCCATCCTCTGGCCGCCGCTTCTGAGGTGAGCCTTCACACTTTGGCACAGCACCGCCTGATCCTACCTAATGAATCCTATGGCGTTCGCCAGGCGCTGGAGCGTGCCGCCTACCGGGCCGGAGTGGTTCTGGCACCTACCTTCAAAACCGCTTCACTAGAAACCCAGAAAGCACTCGCCATTAATGGTGCGGGTGTTCTGGTATTACCGCCGATGGCGGTAACCCGCGAATGTCAGTTAGGCGAATTAGTCAGCACTCCCTTATCTCCTTTAGAGCTTGAAGCAGCACGGGTTGATCTCTGTGTTTATCGTCATCGCCAGCGCAGTTTTGCAACTGAGGCGTGCCTTTCGCTACTGGCGAGTGCTCTGCAAACAATGTAGCTCCCACCATCCTGAAGGATCTTGAATGGGTGAGTGCACACAAATTGTGGACACGCTGAAGTCAATATTGAAATAGCAGAAGACACGGTGTGGGTTCATGCTGAGGCTATCGATAGCGCTATTGATTACTGCAGCCTGATAGCAACAGTCTGATAACAACAGCATTAAAGGTGATGTGATGCCTGAACTACACCAACTAACCGCCACCCAGCTACTTGATGGCTACCGGGCCCATACGTTTTCGCCAAGTGATGTAGCCAGTGCCCTGGTTGAGCATATCGGCAAGTGGGAGCCACACATTAACGCACTGTATGCCTATCAGCCTGAGGCTTTCATTCAGGCTGCTGAGACGTCTACTCAGCGCTGGGTAAAAGGTGAGCCCAGTGGTGCGTTGGATGGTGTTCCAGTAACCCTTAAAGAGTTGATTGCCACCAAAGGGATGCCGGTGCCCCTGGGAACGGGATTGGGCGAACAGGTCGCTGCCGTTGAAGATGCGCCTCCGGCGGCACGTTTAG encodes the following:
- a CDS encoding NAD(P)-dependent oxidoreductase, translating into MAQIALVGASGNAGARILKELSDRGHQVTAIARHPEKIAELPGSRAVKGDVDDKAALTEALKGHDAVISAVPFSTSDAATLIGAVQASGVKRYLVVGGAGSLLVASGERVIDQPDFPDEYKPEASKGVVFLEKLHQVDDLEWTFLSPSAEFEPGERTGVFRLGKDELLVSDQGSRISFEDYAIALVDELEHPQHIRERFTVGY
- the bluB gene encoding 5,6-dimethylbenzimidazole synthase, whose protein sequence is MSTRNNAFSDAERRGLYRAIHERRDVRSQFLPDRIPHDVLARLLQAAHHAPSVGFMQPWDFIVIESREVRASVLALFDQENDKAAERFTGARKDLYRGLKLQGILESPLNLCITCDRNRGGPHVLGRNSMVDTDLFSTCLAVQNLWLAARAEGVGVGWVSILDPAQLSAVLNLPEGVYPLAYLCLGYVSEFLDQPELEAKGWRARLPLDELLHRDTWGQPFS
- a CDS encoding RES family NAD+ phosphorylase; this translates as MSQLFAYRLVKRKWLASAFDGEGARRFGGRWNSRRGQPCIYLASSESLAILEVMVHLEDYLLLQHYALLELQLPSQLVLQLPSEQWPKDWREEPAPASTAELGDIWLASQSSVALAVPSVVVPREHNYLLNPAHPDFKQVVESATSIDFEPDRRL
- a CDS encoding helix-turn-helix transcriptional regulator, which gives rise to MASPTTRVLAVLELLQANGQMGGAELAERLGVDRRTIRRYITALEEIGVPILTEQGRYGGYRLVAGFKLPPMMFTDEETLAVSLGLLAASQLGLANAAPAIASVQAKLERVMPENLKRRVRSVSDTTQVILPRREPNLDNRALETLTTATQAARTVGLTYHSPQHDTVDRKVDPYGLVFQQGRWYVTGFCHLRGSMRSFRLDRISSVHLLDDTFIRPPGFDAALFLSESLMSWSTTYEVSLILHTDHDAFTYFESQSFCKNQFQQVEGGLLLNTRTDSFEWFAFWLAQLPFRFTILKPDGLKEALRERANHLLASCECSSVHPIAPSGKTSVNC
- a CDS encoding glutathione S-transferase family protein, which codes for MSELTFYTHPMSRGRVVRWLLEEVGTPYSVEAMEYGPEMKTAGYLAINPMGKVPAIKHGNTVVTEVAAICAYLADQFPDKKLSPPPHSHERGAYYRWLFFMAGPFEMATSAKSYGWKIDSSNAQAVGCGQLEDSINTLEKVLSENTYICGDQFTAADILVSSYLWWETMQNNIPPNEVFKQYIECTESRPAAKRANELDDELAKQMKPVPI
- the parS gene encoding type II RES/Xre toxin-antitoxin system antitoxin — encoded protein: MDTALESYHAPKSSPPTFWQIVGIPARGANLHDTLREGMSFNIYKKLVAASGLEHKALARYVGIPPATLQRRAKAGKFNVDESDRLYRFAEVFNAATELFEGDNERARQWLLNPVRGLGSRRPVEMIATSAETEAVLDLIGRLEHGVFT
- a CDS encoding winged helix-turn-helix transcriptional regulator — protein: MEKKLPDNFIFEQPCPIRDVLDRIGDQWSLLVLEALEPGILRFNELGRVIGDISKQMLSKTLKHLEQDGFIERTLYPEVPPRVEYQLTTLGRSFLEPMQQLITWADTHHQAICEARTLYRKH
- a CDS encoding nuclear transport factor 2 family protein is translated as MLKKTILTSAALLLSASLTSGVYAQTDERDIAAEEANRDLVVTFYERFFNEHETEEAAEVVAEDYIQHNPDVPDGKEPFVSYFTGFFADNPESRSRIVRSATDGDLVWLHIHSTNGEDDAGEAVVDIFRVEDGMIVEHWDVIQAVPEPSANDNTMF
- a CDS encoding LysR family transcriptional regulator, whose amino-acid sequence is MISGRALRYFDTVARCCSLRQAAAQLHIAPTAISRQIDLLEHQLGAPLIERGPNGISLTAAGELLAAQAQRTLRDLERVQEHIADLKGLRTGRVSLQVAEGVVAGLLAPALAKMGQRYPNLSFDIEIASASQMVEALRRGDADIGLSFFMPRHDDIVPFASAELYHHAVMAPGHPLAAASEVSLHTLAQHRLILPNESYGVRQALERAAYRAGVVLAPTFKTASLETQKALAINGAGVLVLPPMAVTRECQLGELVSTPLSPLELEAARVDLCVYRHRQRSFATEACLSLLASALQTM